The stretch of DNA ACCCCTAATGTTTTAAAAACTTCTCCAGCTTGGAGGATATCTTTTTTGATTTTGGCCTCTTCTAATTCAGTATAGTTTTTGTACTGGTATCCCATCGAACCAATTTCATGTCCGTCCTCAATAATTCTTTTTACCACATCAGGATGTCTTTCAGCCCATGCGGCAGATAAAAAGAAAGTAGCATTCTTAATACCTTGTTCCTTTAGAAGATCTAAGATAGGTATTGCTTTAGTATCTCCCCAACTAATATCAAAAGTTAAAGAAACACTTTTGTCCTTTTGCTCACCTTGATAAATAGCTTTTGGACCATCACTTGTTGAAAACACAGGAAGATGCAAGCCATTTTCTATATATAAAATGCCTGCAGTAAAAAATGAAGCAACAAGGATGATCATTGTTTGTTTTACTTTTTTACCATTTAAAATAAAGAAGAA from Cytobacillus luteolus encodes:
- the pdaB gene encoding polysaccharide deacetylase family sporulation protein PdaB, with product MNFFFILNGKKVKQTMIILVASFFTAGILYIENGLHLPVFSTSDGPKAIYQGEQKDKSVSLTFDISWGDTKAIPILDLLKEQGIKNATFFLSAAWAERHPDVVKRIIEDGHEIGSMGYQYKNYTELEEAKIKKDILQAGEVFKTLGVKKVDLLRPPTGNFDKKVLKVANSLGYTVIHWSVDSKDWTNPGIETIISNATSNLSGGDIILLHASDSAKQTEKALPEIIKIMKQKGYKNAKISDLMANAEAKSNEIK